In the genome of Bacillus thuringiensis, the window AATTAGAGTAATCCAAGTCGATGAGCCAGCACTTCGTGAAGGAATGCCACTAAAAGAAAAAGATTGGGATGCTTATATTACATGGGCAGTACAATCCTTCCTTTTAGCAACTTCTTCTGTAGCAAATGAAACACAAATTCATACTCATATGTGTTACAGTAACTTCGAAGATATTGTTGACGCGATTCGCGCATTAGATGCAGATGTAATTTCTATCGAAACATCAAGAAGTCACGGAGAATTTATTGATACGTTAAAACATACAACATATGAAAAAGGCATCGGTCTAGGTGTATATGATATTCATAGCCCACGTGTACCGAGTAAAGATGAAATGTATAAAATCGTAGAACAATCTTTAGAAGTATGCGATCCTAAATATTTCTGGATTAATCCTGATTGTGGTTTAAAAACGAGAAGAACAGAAGAAGTTATTCCAGCTTTAGAACATATGGTGCAAGCAGCGAAAGATGCTCGTTCCCTTTTAAAAACAAACGCATAAAAAAAATGGGTTATCCTTTTCTCAGGATAACCCATTTTTTATTCTTTACTTTCAAAGAAGAATTCGTATTGTATTTTATATAATTCATCATCCGTTGGCTCTTCAAGAGGAATCGCTTGTAAGACAACTGTATAATCACCATTTGGAATAGGTATTTGAAATTTGTTTGAAAGAATACTCGTTATAACGATACTTTCATTTTCAACCGTAAAAGGAACCGTAATCGTTCTAACCACTTCTTCTTTTTCAATATGTTTCCCTGGGGTCACTTTCACTTCACAAGTATAATCAGAAAGTGCTTCAAAAATAACAGTTCCCTCTGCCTCAGCATAACCTCTTTCAAAATCTTCATCCGTCCAGTCTACATAAGGCTGCTCACCGTCATAGTTCATCAACATTAATTGCGAATAAGAAATTGTTAACTCCATAGTTCCCCTTCTCCTTCATTATGAAATGTACAAATACTACTTCACTTCAAACTTCACACGCGTACCATCTGGATATTTATCTAACTTATTCCCTACCCAAGAGCCTGCTCCGCGGTTATCCGCCGGACTTATATATTCAATATGTGCTCCTTTTCCGCCTTCCTTGCACATTGCCATTGGCCATTCATCACGATCATACCCTTTTTTTGATGGATATGGTGCTAACGACAATTTCCTTCTATCTGCAGCACCACCACGATCGATTGTACAAACTTCTGAATGCCCTTCTTTTATAGCATCCGTAATATGTTTTCCTGTCTCTGGATAACGTTCTTTCGGAAATTCTAACACTTGATCATACGTATTCGTTTTCTTTACACTTGTTTCCTCTGGCACAAGTACTTCATAGACTGCTACTAAAATAGACAGGATTGCGATAATTGAAATGATAATACCTTTTAATTGCTTCATGTATACCTCCATGTTTCTACCAGTTTCTTTTCCTCCGTTATTATAACAAACTTCTCCTGTATATGTTTTCAGACATTATTTTAGTTATTCCTTGCCATTCCGCCAAAAATTTTCATTTTTTCACTAATGCTGTAGAAAACTAATAGCCTTCCGACATTCTTTTTCAAAGGAAGTCCTCATAAAAGATTGAAATGATATATACGATACTTTTTGGGGAGGAAATATCATGGAAGCTACCTATAAAACGAAAGATGTCACGAATAAAACAGGCATCCCAAAACATATAGTCCGCAAATATAGTCAACTGTTAGAGGAACATGGTTATATGATTTCTAAAACAGCTGATGCTCGTATTTATAAACTTGATGATTTAAAACTATTGAAATCTATACATGAAAGAGCTGCCACATTACAAGAAGATATTTCAGAAACGATACCGATTATTTTAAAAGAAAAAGAGGCCCCACCTGTACCAGTTATACAAGATAAGCAAGAGATACAACCGAAAGAAAAAGAAGATGGGCGTAACTTTGAGGAGTTCATGTTGAAACTTGAAATGCTAGCTCAATTAAATGAAGCAATTATTCATCAAAATTCTACTCTAATTACACAAAATCGTTTAAAGGATGAGAAACTAGATGAATTGATGCAACAAGTTTATGTAAAAGAAGGATCTCAAGAAAAAATGCTTCAA includes:
- a CDS encoding competence protein ComJ codes for the protein MELTISYSQLMLMNYDGEQPYVDWTDEDFERGYAEAEGTVIFEALSDYTCEVKVTPGKHIEKEEVVRTITVPFTVENESIVITSILSNKFQIPIPNGDYTVVLQAIPLEEPTDDELYKIQYEFFFESKE
- the nucA gene encoding DNA-entry nuclease; amino-acid sequence: MKQLKGIIISIIAILSILVAVYEVLVPEETSVKKTNTYDQVLEFPKERYPETGKHITDAIKEGHSEVCTIDRGGAADRRKLSLAPYPSKKGYDRDEWPMAMCKEGGKGAHIEYISPADNRGAGSWVGNKLDKYPDGTRVKFEVK
- a CDS encoding DUF3967 domain-containing protein, which translates into the protein MEATYKTKDVTNKTGIPKHIVRKYSQLLEEHGYMISKTADARIYKLDDLKLLKSIHERAATLQEDISETIPIILKEKEAPPVPVIQDKQEIQPKEKEDGRNFEEFMLKLEMLAQLNEAIIHQNSTLITQNRLKDEKLDELMQQVYVKEGSQEKMLQELVEHAAQTDALQKEKMDLLMNHMYKRESKQEEKMNKLVSQIYNKDSNRDAQLMQVIREIQETKRMVAASKEQSFFQSFKSLFSRAKQEKTNE